Proteins co-encoded in one Quercus robur chromosome 8, dhQueRobu3.1, whole genome shotgun sequence genomic window:
- the LOC126697614 gene encoding UDP-glycosyltransferase 76B1-like, with amino-acid sequence MENQIDTQMEQRKGRRLVLFPVPFQGHINPMLLLATILHSKGFSITIIHTNFNSLNPSHYPNFTFHSIPEGLLESEASSSDLVALIKLLNIKCTDPFRDCMDKLLSDASEEPISCLISDALFYFTQAVAENLKLPRVVLRTGGLSSFFVFAAFPLLRERGYLPIQDSQLEELVAELPPLKVKDLPVINTVDPNSYYEIVAGMVKESKASSGIIWNSFEELEQSELDTLRQEFPIPIFPIGPFHKYHLTSSSSSLLAQDQSSISWLDKQAPKSVIYASFGSLAALSESQFLEIAWGLANSNQPFLWVVRPGLVRGSEWLEPLPSGFLETLNGRAHIIKWAPQLEVLAHPAVGAFWTHNGWNSTLESICEGVPMICMPFFSDQTVNAKYVSQIWKVGLQLENGLDRLEIERYIKRLMVEKEGEEIRDRISKLKEKAKFCLQQGGSSLQNLDSLVSHISKLESFIFQSH; translated from the exons ATGGAGAACCAAATAGACACCCAAATGGAGCAAAGGAAGGGCCGCAGATTGGTACTCTTTCCAGTGCCATTCCAAGGCCATATAAACCCCATGCTACTACTTGCAACCATTCTTCACTCCAAAGGCTTCTCCATCACCATAATACACACAAACTTCAACTCTCTCAACCCTTCACATTATCCCAACTTTACATTCCACTCCATCCCAGAAGGCTTATTGGAATCTGAAGCCTCTTCATCAGATCTTGTAGCTCTTATTAAACTCCTCAACATCAAATGTACAGATCCTTTCCGGGACTGCATGGATAAGCTCTTGTCTGATGCCTCAGAGGAACCTATTTCTTGTTTAATCTCAGATGCTCTCTTTTACTTCACTCAAGCTGTTGCTGAGAATCTTAAGCTCCCAAGGGTTGTTTTGAGGACTGGTGgtctttcctctttctttgtttttgctgCATTTCCACTACTAAGGGAAAGGGGTTACCTCCCCATACAAG ATTCTCAATTAGAAGAGCTAGTGGCAGAGCTTCCACCTCTCAAAGTAAAAGACCTCCCAGTGATCAACACGGTGGACCCTAATTCATATTATGAAATTGTAGCTGGCATGGTCAAAGAAAGCAAGGCCTCTTCGGGAATCATTTGGAACTCCTTTGAAGAGCTTGAGCAATCTGAACTTGACACATTACGCCAAGAATTTCCCATTCCAATCTTCCCAATAGGCCCATTTCACAAATACCATCTAACGTCTTCTTCAAGTAGCTTATTAGCCCAAGACCAAAGTTCCATTTCCTGGCTAGACAAACAAGCTCCTAAATCCGTAATCTATGCAAGCTTTGGGAGCTTAGCGGCCTTAAGTGAATCCCAATTTTTGGAGATTGCTTGGGGGCTAGCCAATAGCAATCAACCCTTCTTGTGGGTGGTTCGACCTGGATTAGTCCGTGGCTCGGAATGGCTCGAACCATTGCCAAGTGGGTTCCTTGAGACATTGAATGGAAGGGCACATATTATAAAATGGGCTCCTCAGCTGGAAGTGCTGGCCCACCCAGCTGTAGGTGCATTTTGGACTCATAATGGTTGGAATTCAACATTGGAGAGTATATGTGAGGGGGTCCCTATGATTTGTATGCCTTTTTTCTCTGACCAAACCGTAAATGCCAAGTATGTTAGCCAAATTTGGAAGGTTGGTCTGCAGCTAGAGAATGGACTGGACAGATTGGAGATAGAGAGGTACATTAAAAGATTAATGGTGGAGAAAGAAGGCGAGGAGATTAGAGACAGAATTTCAAAATTGAAGGAGAAGGCAAAATTTTGCTTGCAACAAGGTGGTTCTTCACTCCAAAACCTGGACAGCTTGGTTAGTCATATATCTAAACTAGAATCATTTATCTTCCAATCTCATTGA
- the LOC126697615 gene encoding UDP-glycosyltransferase 76B1-like produces the protein MENQIDTQMEQRKGRRLVLFPLPFQGHINPMLLLATILHSKGFSITIIHTNFNSLNPSNFPNFTFHSIQDGILESEASSKDVLALAKLLNTKCLEPFRDCMVKLLSDVSEEPISCLISDAFFYFTQAVADSLRLPRVVLRTGGLSSFVVFVAFPLLRERGYLPIQDSQLEEPVAELPPLKVKDLPVMDNVDPDSFYEIIAGMVNESKASSGIIWNSFEELEQSELDTLRHEFPNPIFPIGPFHKYYLTSSSSSLLAQDQSSISWLDKQAPKSVIYASFGSIAALSEAQFLEIAWGLANSNQPFLWVVRPGLVRGSEWLEPLPSGFLETLNGRAHIIKWAPQLEVLAHPAVGAFWTHSGWNSTLESICEGVPMICMPCFTDQKVNAKYVSQVWKVGLQLENGSDRLETERCIRRLMVEKEGEEIRDRISKLKDKAKFCLQQGGSSLQNLDSLVSHISKLESFVFHSQ, from the exons ATGGAGAACCAAATAGACACCCAAATGGAGCAAAGGAAGGGCCGCAGATTGGTACTTTTTCCATTGCCATTCCAAGGCCATATAAACCCTATGCTACTACTTGCAACCATTCTTCACTCCAAAGGCTTCTCCATCACCATAATACACACAAACTTCAACTCTCTCAACCCTTCAAACTTTCCCAACTTTACATTCCACTCCATCCAAGATGGCATCTTGGAATCTGAAGCCTCTTCAAAAGATGTTCTAGCTCTTGCTAAACTCCTCAACACCAAATGTTTAGAGCCTTTCCGGGATTGCATGGTTAAGCTCTTGTCTGATGTCTCAGAGGAACCTATTTCTTGTTTAATCTCAGATGCCTTCTTTTACTTCACTCAAGCTGTTGCTGACAGTCTTAGGCTCCCGAGGGTTGTTTTGAGGACTGGTGGTCTTtcctcttttgttgtttttgttgcatTTCCACTGCTAAGGGAAAGGGGTTACCTTCCCATACAAG ATTCTCAATTAGAAGAGCCAGTGGCAGAGCTTCCACCTCTCAAAGTCAAAGACCTCCCAGTGATGGACAATGTGGACCCTGattcattttatgaaattataGCTGGCATGGTCAATGAAAGCAAGGCCTCTTCAGGAATCATTTGGAACTCCTTTGAAGAGCTTGAGCAGTCTGAACTTGACACATTGCGCCATGAATTTCCCAATCCAATCTTCCCAATAGGCCCATTTCACAAATACTATCTAACCTCTTCTTCAAGTAGCTTGTTAGCCCAAGACCAAAGTTCCATTTCCTGGCTAGACAAACAAGCTCCTAAATCTGTAATCTATGCAAGCTTTGGGAGCATAGCGGCCTTAAGTGAAGCCCAATTTTTGGAGATTGCTTGGGGGCTAGCCAATAGCAATCAGCCCTTCTTGTGGGTGGTTCGACCTGGATTAGTCCGTGGCTCGGAATGGCTCGAACCATTGCCAAGTGGGTTCCTTGAGACATTGAATGGAAGGGCTCATATTATAAAATGGGCTCCTCAGCTGGAAGTGCTGGCCCACCCAGCTGTAGGTGCATTTTGGACTCACAGTGGTTGGAATTCAACATTGGAGAGTATATGTGAGGGGGTCCCTATGATTTGTATGCCTTGTTTCACTGACCAAAAGGTAAATGCCAAGTATGTTAGCCAAGTTTGGAAGGTTGGTCTGCAGCTAGAGAATGGATCGGACAGATTGGAGACAGAGAGGTGCATTAGAAGATTGATGGTGGAGAAAGAAGGGGAGGAGATTAGAGATAGAATTTCAAAGTTGAAGGACAAGGCAAAATTTTGCCTGCAACAAGGTGGTTCTTCACTCCAAAACTTGGACAGCTTGGTTAGTCATATTTCTAAACTAGAATCATTTGTCTTCCATTCTCAGTGA